CCAGGATCTGTTTGGCAACATCTCCCAGCTCACTGGCAAAGACAGACTGGGTCTGTATGGCGAGCGGGCTGGCGTCAGGGTTCCTCAAGTGACCAGATGTCTCTGAGATCAGCACAGTGACTGAGActggggggcagtggggtggaggCATGGAGAAGGGCACTGGCAAACCAACTGCACAGGTTGCCTTGGCCCCTGGGGGTATGGGGGTGCCAGGAAGGGACAGGAACCAGGAAGGGGAAAGGCCAGGTCTTCACTGGAGCAGGGTCCTGCCCTACCAGGTCCTGCCTGGGGGAGCCCCCAGGCTGAGTAGCCCCCTCAGGGAGTGCTCAGTCAGGACAAAGGACTCAGTCAATCAGAGTCACAGAGGAAACACTTGGAGAGCACAGTGCGCACAGAGGGCATTCGTGCAGGTGAGACTGAGAGGATGCTGAGGGCTTTCCCTAGGGTGAGTGGTGGGAAGCAGATGCCTCCAGGGGCGCAGCAGGGAGGGCACTGCCTGGGATGGGGAGCAAAGCATCTGGGCTCCTCTGCACAGGAGCAGAGTCTGCATTGAGGGTGAGTAGAGGTGAGATGCGGGTGTGCAGGTGAGAAGAGGAGGGCGTGCCTGCTGCTGAAGGTCTCTTCCTAGGGGCCTCCACCAGCATGGGGCAGACACAGCCCATGATGGCACGCAGGACCCAGGAAGGCTGACGTTGAAATGATGGGGCAAGGTGTGCTGAGTGACACCCCCTCCTGCGGTTCCCCCACAGATGTCTCCACCTTGGTCTCTCGTAAGGAGTGGGGGGCAGAAGCTGTTGCCTGTAACACCTCACTGACGATGCCGGTGGGTTTCCTCGTCACACACCACATCCCCGGACTGGAGTGTCACGACCAGACCACCTGTAGTCAGAGGGTGCGGGAGCTGCAGGCCCATCACGTGCACAAGAACAGCTGGTGTGACGTGGCCTACAAGTGAGTGACTGGGCGGGGGCACGGGGTCAAAGCTGCTCCTTAGGGCtctcttcctgccctttctttgaTTTCCTGACTTCCTGGGTTGAGGTTACATCAGGTTTATAatgaataaaagattaaaaaaaccctATAAACTTTCAAATCCTTTGAATTTCTATGAGATCCTTGACTCAGAGATCTTCtaaaaggaagcaaggaaggctAAGTAATGATGGTACTTTCTAATGTCTCCACACCTAGTGCACACAGCAGGCACATTGCAGGTTATCAGTGACCTCCATGCACAGGAGTGACTTGCTCCCGACAGCGGGTGAGGTCAGTAGGGCAAGCACTGCCATCTCTGTGCTGTGGGTGAGGGGACCGAGGTGGGGAGGTTGAttcctcaaagtcacacagctgtgtGATAGTTATGGAGCCCAATGTGGCCCAGAACTGTCTCTCTACCCATTGCGTGTTCCACTACACCACACGTATGGGGCTTTCACCTTGGTGAGGCAATCTCTTACCCTATTGATTATTCTAGTAGACCCAATTGGTGGCCAAGGGTACGTGGCCTCTGACATCTGCTAGTTGTGGGCAGTTTCTGTGCATGGCAATGGCTTTACCTCTGAAGTGCCCAGTGcatctctcttttctctgctcCAGGCTTTCACCCAAGTCCTGCATGGTGAAGGGCAGTGAGTAATATGTCCCTGCAGGGCAGGAGTTGTGGGCAATTTCCTCAGCTCCCAGCCCTTCTGAGGGACAATGCTAAGGTGTATGTACACAGTTCCTTGTAAGGCTACATGTCAGAGGTGGAGGGGACTGAGCCTCAGGTGGCCACTGTGAAGCCAGCCCAACTCCCACACTTTGTTGGGGTTCTTCCTTCCATCTCCTCCTTGTTCCTTCACTCTGGCTTCTGGGATCTCTTCCCAGGTAAATTGTCTGCATCCACATCCTTGTCCTGGGAAGTCTTTGTAAGACCGAGCCCTGGCAGGGAGAAATCACATGGGCAGCCTGCGTGGAGATTACACAGAGAGCATACACTTTGGAAGGAGAGGGAATGTGGGGACCGAGAAGAACCTTATGTTGTGTGGTTGGGTCTGTGTTAGCTCCagacattttttccctctgagtACGATGACACCCAGGTGTCTGAACaaggcggggtggggtggggagcgtgGGGGTGGGTTCTTCTGAGTTCTAAGGATGAGTATAAATGACTTCTAGCCATTGTTGGGGATGAGTCCATGTAAGTTTCCTTTAGTGGCCGtggccccagccctcctccttcATAGGCTGGGTAAATGGTTTCTCTGCAAGGACGTGCCACAGAGCCAACCTCTGAGCCCATGTCTCcatgcttcacagcttcctgGTTGGGGACGATGGCAGGGTGTATGAAGGTGTCGGCTGGGGCGTGCAAGGCGTGCACACACAGGGCTACAACAACATCTCCCTGGGTTTTGCCTTCTTTGGCACAAAGGAAGGTAACAGTCATCCCAGCTGCCCTTCTCCAAAGagttctctgcttctttctcaaCACTCAGGtgtcttctcctccttctcatACTTCCTCGATGACCCACTCTCTCCTGGACTTCTCCTCTCCTTGACTTCTGTGGCAGGACATGCTGGTGGTCCTCCTTCTGGCCTGGCTTTCTTCTCCAGAGCAGGTCCTCTTCCTTTGGTCTCTCACAGCAGATATGTCCAGCCTTCTCTCTGAAGCCGTGTTCTCCTCCTGCTCCTGTCCTGGAAAGATCTGGGCCTCAGCTCTCACTTCTGTGTCAGTGACTGTCACACCTTCCTCTCTAACCCTGACACTTCTGTAGCAACAGTCCATGCTTCCCCGTTTCCTGACAATGCCTCCTCTTCCCAACTCTCTTACTCCAAGGCCTTCTGTACAATTTTTAGAAACCACTTTGAGGCCTCCGATCCCTGAGGCCTCTGAAGGGAAGTGAATCCCTTCCACTTCCTCCTAGTCTTACTGTTTTCCCCAGCCCCCATGCCCTAATGTATAACATCCAGGACCATTCCATGGGATTTGTGCACCCTTGACTCTTAACGCAGTTCTTGCACATCCAGtttctcactgtcccctcccaaCACCCTTAGCAATAGTCCAGATAAGTCTCATGATCACTATTATCCAACATGCAGCCTGAGTTTCAGAGAGGTGAATGACCCAAGGTGACTCAGCCTCGAGGAGAGGAGTCAGAACACAAGCTCCCATCTTCCTTTTCCAGCTCCACCATGGTCCTGGCATGCCAGAGGACTCTGTTCAGCCTGGTTTGTTTAGGTGACCACTTGCTGTCACCTTGTTAGCTATGAGATCCTGAGCCCATTACTGTTTGGAGCCTCAAGTTCCTCTTTGTGAAGACTGGGGTTAAAAATAGCAGCCAGCTCTGAggcttcaggtgaggattaaagccGTTAATGCAGGTAAAGAGGCTGGCACCTGCCCAGAAGGGCCCCTGCTGATGGGGAACCCTGACCTGGCCAGCTGGGCACTCCTTTAGCTCgtccagggacagagagaggatgGATGAAGGCTTGGCAGTTGATAGGAAAGGTCTTTATCCTGGGCCACCTAGAGCTCTGTCCAGGCAGACCCTTGGCTTTGAGACTTCTGACCTGGAAATGAGCCTGTTCCCCTTTCTTCCCATCCCAGAGCCATACAGGAGCTGGTGGGGCACCTTGTCCTTTCCCCACAGCCCCCTGACTCAGGCTGGGCTGAGGTGTCCCACAGGTCACTCtcttgcaggccacagtcccagCCCTGCGGCCCTGTCAGCCATGGAATACCTGGTAGCCTATGCTGTCCGGAAGGGCCACCTGTCACCCATGTACGTTCAGCCATTTCTTGTGAAAGGCGAGAACTGCCTGGTCCCTTTACAGAAGGGGAGTCCCAAGAAAGGTAAGATTTTCAACTCTTCTGGGTCTCCCTCCAGACTCACCCCCACTAATTTCAAATGGCCACCAGGGGTGATCTTTTCCTTCAGGCTTTCATTGGATTCCTGCTGATAAACAACTGGTCACCCAACTGTCTGAAACTTTACTGCTGGCAAACCTTGAAAGGGCCATTCCAGGAATCTGAGGGGCAAAGCCCCTGGAATGTTGGGGCCATGCCATCGGGCCTGCTGTGTATATGTGCTCATCCCTTCAACGATACACTCATTCCTTCAACCATTCAGCAGTTCTTTACGGAGCACCTGCTAGTCACTGAAGATGCACCAAGCAACAAAACACAGAAGCAGTTTCAGTTTCATGAAGTTTCAACCTAGAGGGTAGAGAAAGTCAATTagcaaataaacaagaaaagattTGGTGTGTTAATTGGCGAAAAGTGctgtggagggaaaaaagaaaaccacggAGAGGGTAGGCATCTGACATGAACACTCAAACACAAATGCACATCTCTGCGTGCAAACCCCGGAACAGCACCAGCAGACCGAGTGCTTGAGCCTCCCCTTAGGTTGACTTTAGAGGGGGAGTTTCACATCACTCAGGTAATAAAAGGTAGATAAAAGGTCAATTTCAAGTTCAATAAGCAGCAACATCAAAACCAGTCAGCCATGGAGGGCTTGTTCTCCATAGTTAATAAGCACTTTCAACCTTTTCTGGGacttaataaagttttaaagcCTTTAGCTCTATTACATTAAATCTCTGAATAAATTTGATCTTTGCCTTTGGGCTCATACCATCTATCAATATTAACAATTGCCTACATTGATGAACTGTTTTATAGATGACAAGTGACTCCCACAGACATGCTTTAACATGAAAATTGAAGTGAGTTCTCCAAAGGGGCCTGTTACacgttccctctctctctctctctctctctcacacacacacacacacacacacacacacacacagacgagCAGACAAGACTGTCATgcagataaataaatacactgtCTTTGCAATACAAAGCATCCAATGTTCCCTCAGAATCAACAGTCCCAATGTCCTTTGGGTTCTGATTTTTAAACAGTGGCTCTTTGGTTCCTGCCTCTTGAGCCCAATCTCTCCATGCTGACATACCTGTTCCCAGGTAGGCCACTCTGAGAGCTGCTGGGCTCTCCCAAGTTCTAGTCAGGATGAGGTCAGGACACCCAGAGGGTGGCGGATGTGGGGGGATCCTGAGGATCACGTAGACCTTTACTGGTGAGGTGGTTGACATGGATGGGCGTAATCAATCCTCACGTTCCTGTATTTTTGGCCCCACGCAGCTTGCCCTGACATTGTACTTCGGTCTGCTTGGGAGGCCAGGGAGACCCATTGCCCCAAGATGACCCTCCCAGCTAAGTACGCCATCATCATCCACACCGCGGAGAAAACCTGCAACACGTTTGAGGAATGCCGCAGGCTCGTCCAAACCATGCAGTCTCTCCTCATCAAGAGATTTGACTCATGTGACATTCCATATAAGTAAGTGGACCTGAGGACATGTGGGTTTCTATCCCCTGGGGGCAGATACTGAACCtttgaaaggaagggaaaggggacaaATGTTTCCTGAGTGCCCACTGCACAAGAGATGCCACATGTGTAACCATAGATTGTTCACACAACCCTGGCTGGGCCTTGGTTAGGGTATAGCTGGGGTGTAGTCATTCCCCCAGAGCATGTTCTCAAAATGTACGTCTTTTTCAAGGTCATATGTTGACATTATGGGAGCCAAGGCTCTGCTGAAAGATATCAGAGCATGCAAGATTGTGAAATCTGTAGAAAGGATAACCTAaggttgttttttccccctcataATTGTTTCCTACTACTCAGTGTCTCAGGCTCTGCCTTCAGTTCAGCTGCAACCTGAGGTTTGTCTCCCTAGTGTAGACTCATGCTATTCCTCTGCACCTGGATGTTGTCAACCTCCTTAGGGAGAATAGCTTTCCTATTTGAAGGCAGGGGGCAGCCCACACAGTATCTTCTGATTTCTCTAATGCCACGGTCTGCAATTCTTTTTTGAGGGggagtagtatagacattttttattttttttctttgctcatttattcaCAGTTGCCAAAATTTTAGGGTGGATAaagaaatacctttaaaaattatttatttatttatttttagagaggaaagggagggagacagagaaggagagaaacaccagtatgtggttgcctcttgcatacgtcctactggggacctggcctgcaacccaggcatgtgccctgaccaggaattgaaccagtgaccctttggttcgcagaccagcactcaatccactgagccataccagctggggcttttaaaaaaaactgttgttcAAATACCTTTAATAAAGAACACTAACCTGTGGGAAAGTAGAAGCTCCTTGAAGGATGCTCTCAGAGTTCACAGATATGGTTTCTGGAGGATGCTAGCAGGATAGGATGACACTAACTTGAGACAGGAGGGACAAGGTGAAGAGTAAGGACGGGGAGGCCCAGCCTTAGAGGAAGTAGGAGGAGCCATCTAACGTCCTAACAGAAATAATCACACAAAATCTAGTTTTAGGCTGCGCCACTACTTGCCCAGTTGGCATATTTGTACATTAATCAAAGGAGCACTTCCTCTAAGGCATTCATGGCTTAGCTAGTGGAGCTGGATTTCAGTCCCATCTGGTCCCCAGCCCAGAACCTCTGTGCAGGATGCAACACATGCAGCGACGCAGTGCCCTGCCTTAGATGGAGTTACCAACACTTGCTACATGCTCCTGGACTCACtgcctcttctcctcccttcccatctgggtAGCAACCCATCCAAGAGAGGAGGAAGCTTTTTCTCCAGCATCTATCATCTATCAGGACCTACTTGGTGGTTTGCTAGGTCTTGCTATTAGGATTATTCACAGAATTGCTCTGTTTAATTAGAGTGGACACCTGAAAATTGACTATAAATTTTGAAATCCTAAACTGGAAAATAATAAGGGCTGAGGGAGGTACTCTCCTTTTCACTGTTTAGGTTTCAGAAGGCAGTTGCCTGTCCTTTGGCTTTTGACCTTTTATCGTGTCTTCTGCATCAAAACTGTGTGACTGTGCTATTTCCTTACCTTGAGATGGTCTGTGGTCAAGAGTAAACACCTATGTGCTATAAATTAATCCAGTGGGACATGATTAGATGCCTCCTCCATGTGGGCAGTAGGCTATGCTCTGTGGATGTCACGAGGTATAGTACAGGTAGGGTTGTTGCCTTCATGGAACTAATACTCTGGTGAAGGAGAaagataattaaacaaataaatcctAATTGAGTACACTAAGTGTTATTAGAGGAAACACATGGAGTGTGAACAGGAGGCATTCTTAACTCTTGCTTAggttgttctttttgttgttatttaaaaaaattttcattgaatttattggggtgacattcgttaataaaattatataggtttgagatgtacagttctataatacatcatttgcatgttgtattgtgtgttcaccacccaaagtcaagtctacttccatcactatttattcaccctttaccctctcctacatCTGCCCCAACCCCTTTCCCTTCGGTTGCTGGGAGAATGGGTGTGAGGAGTAACATGTTAGCCAGGACCTATGGGTGAGAGGAAGCTAgtcagaggaggaagggggaaaaaaactctaTGGAAAGGCCTGGATGCCAGCTCAACCATGCTGCCTTTGCGGAACTGAGAGAAGTTTATCATGTTAAAAATAGATGCCAAAGGGGGTGTATTGGGATGTAAGGCTAGGGAAGCAAATGGGTCATCCCATGAAGGATCTTGTAACATAAGGTGGGGAGTCTGGGCTCTGTGCCAAGAGACTAAAAGCAGGGTTTGACATAAGATTTGTATTAGAAAGGCCACTCACTTCAAAGCTTCTGAAACAGAGTGTGAAGGACAAAGCTGGAGGTGGTAAGATGCACCTGAGGGCTGTGCAGCAATGCTGGCAAGACAGGATGGTGATGGGGCTGGAGGGTGGCAGCTGTCATGGAGAGGTGGTGGAATCTAAGAGGTTAGTGGAAGATAGTGGTCTATGCCAAGGGTGAAGGGGTTGACCAGGGAGAATGGTTGGGAGACATGGTTGACAAGCAGTTGATGACTGGATGCAGTAGGTGGGCTGATGCCTATACTCTTGGCTGGAACCCATGGGAGGATGCACAGTGGCACCTTTTATCAAgatggagagcccagaaagagGAACATGTGGGGAAGAACATGGGCCCAGGTGTGGACCTGTGAACTTTCCTGGACGGCAACTGAAGTGAAGGAAGTAGATGGGTTAGTCCTGGGAGAatgtgtggagggagagaaagagagggtggagggcagtgtCCTGAGGAAACCCCACCATGTGCAGGAAAGGGCACATCAAGATGAGGTGCAGAGGAGTTTGAGGGGAAGCCGCTGGAGAAGACTGCTGGGAGAATGTAGTGCGATGGAAGCTAGGGGGAGAGGATACTTGAAGAAGGTGAGAGGGGTCCTTAGTGTCAAATGCACAGAGAGATCAGGAAAATGAAGATCAGAGAAATATACTTTGTACTTAGTCCTAAGGAGGTCATAAGTCACCTTGGGGGAAACAGTTTCATCGGCAAGGTGTGGGAAAGGCCAGGTTGCAGGGGTCGAAAGCTGTCACTCTTTTCTTTGCAGCCTGAGAGCCACTTGGCATGCTCCAGTTATTGAAGAttcaggaattttgtgagctAGTTGCCCAGTTATTGTTAGTTTGGATTGACTGAGGTGGAAGTTTTACACTACAGAAATCAGTAAACAAATCAGGGCTTCCTGCCCTCCCACTGCTCATGAAAGCTGGTTGACCAGCAAGCCACTGGCAAGGACTCCCTTTTTTGGAAATCAGTGAATTTAATAGTTTATCAATGTCTGATGAGtatatgaatgagtgaatgaaacaaTCCCATACTGCCTCCCTTTCATGCTGATCTCTATCTCTCCTCTTGGTCCTCTAGCTTCCTTGTGGGCCAAGATGGTGCCATTTATgaaggggtgggctggaatgTCCAAGGCTCCCAAAATCCTGGCTACGATGACATTGCCTTGGGCATCGCTTTCATGGGCACCTTCTCAGGTAAGTGGAGACTTTGAGTAGCATTGGTCATTGTAGCCATTGTATCATGTTTGAAGGACATCATGGACAATGATGCAGACTCAGGTGTCATTTTAGTGGCTACACTTGCTGGATTTTCCCAGCTTCAAATTTGACTGTTTACTAAATTGAGTGTGACCAGAAGTAAGCCCCACACAGAATGGCCACCGTAAGTCTACTTCCTTTATACCCAATCAAATGTCTCTCTCCCAACATCCAAGGCACATGTAAGGTGAAGAGGAAAGctctttgtacatattttttctaacttAGACTACAGAAAGAATGTGAGGACACTTGCCTTGTCTGTCACAGCCACGATAAGCCTGTCTCTGTATCCAGAATGCACACTGAGAATTGTCATTGCTCATATCTCTTGACCAGAGTTTGTTTAGACTCAGCCTGTTGCTGAACCTCTGGAAAGAAGAGGCCATGCCCCTCAGGCTGGTTCAGGCTGATATTAAAATGGGTGTTGGGCTGGGACAAAGGGTGACCAGGAATGTGCCTAGAGATGGAGCCAGACAAGGGACAGGTGCAGGAAGCACAAATTTGCCTAAAGAAAATTTCTCAAACTTGGTACTGTTGATGTTCCAGATCAGATAATTCTTTGGTGttgggctgtcctgtgcattgcagggtgtttagcagcatccctggcctccacccaccagATGCCTGGAACATCCTTCCTTTAGTTGTGACAACCACACATATCTGCAGACATTGCTACATATCCCCTGGGGAGCTAAATTGCCCCTAGTAGAGAACTACCAGGCTAAACTTTTACAGTGAATAAAGGTTTTGTGCATCCTGGGGTCATGGGATATTTTATTCTATGCTCTATGGGTTTGATTCAGGAAGAACTTTGGTGCTGAAGCTTTAACTTAATTTTCTGTCTGCCTGTCTAGGGTGGCTGGCAATAGTGGCTATACTAGCTTGGTGGTGGGTGTGGGTTAGTGGgtatccaggcatgtgtcctgctcTGGATAGGGTGGCCTGGAATTCTATAACTGATGGGTTGTTGTGTATTGCAGGTACCCCACCCAATGCTGCAGCACTAGAGGCAGCTCAGACCCTGATCCAGTGTGCAGTGGACAAGGGGTACCTGACTCCTGACTACCTGCTGGTGGGACAGAGTGATATTGTCAACACTCTGTCTCCTGGCAAGGCTTTGTACAACATCATCAGCACCTGGCCCCACTTCAAACAGTGAGGGGGCACAGATCCCTGCTCCTTTGGAGACTGCTCTGCCAACTTCCTCCACAAGCTCTAGGCCACCCTGTCCTCACATTCCACCTTGGCTCAACACCTTGTGTCCACCCCCAGCCAGCCCTATCATGTCTCTTCTGTCTTAGAGGGCTGATATGCCCACTGAGTCTGGGCCTAGCCTTCTCCTGTCCTTACCTTTCTCTCCTCTCGGCACCCACCTCCTCAGCCTACTGGGCATTGGGCTGAGTGAAGACCCAGAGCTGTGGGGCTctgcagccctccctgcctgggctctTCCACCTATCATTggaaacacagaaatatttttcttcctgactCTTAGTttggaagaaaggagaggagagaaagaagaaaacagatggaaccaataaaagagaaaaaatgtgtatGAAAAGGAGTAGATTGGAAACAGAACTGTATTACTTCTCTTCTCCTATCACATATCTGCTTCCCTATCTTCAGGGATATCCTCATACTGTTTCCCTAAACTCTACCTTCCACCACTACCACCTGTCCAAATTCTCCCCCCTAAGTGAGTAGAACTTTAAGCTGTATGTCTGCTTCTTGATTTGCCTGGATTATCAACTGTCTACTGTGGGCACTGACTAATGGTTTGGCTCATGACCAAGAACTGGCAAGAGTAAAATCAGACCATTGATATCCCACCTGAATGCTCACCAAAGGTATTTGTTCCTGAGTGGAGTCATAATAACCAGGTAGATGAGATGATTTCTGTCAGTCTATTTTACTAACCACCTGGGTACTTACTCAAGGGACTCATGTAAAAAGTGACCCTGTGGCAGAGATGAAGAATATGCCTGGGCCCAACCACAATATATTTCCCTTCACTAAATCAAGCTGGCCACCCTGCCCATAGCAGAGGTCATTAACTGTTGGGGAGCTTTGCCTGCAGGGTCCACCAAGGGCAAAAGCCCCCCGTCCAccgtggatgagaataagtctaccaagacatgatttgcttggggagaaaaggtggccgatctctcaaaggggaagggccaagagcctttttctcaatgggcttttactgggttcattttgcacaggaatacaggtaaagctcattaatcattgtcaggcagtaaggatcaaacaatagataacatacaaagaactccgagggcctattctgagggtctattagctaaagggctacaaaactttgggaagcaAGCTCATTTCATGCTTGGTCCTTTATCTTtaattgagaatattttttagcaaagcaggtttcacaggagtttatgtattctttcttaggcctgatcacccggggagcccgccctttccagcacagggctgcactgccctctggcattgtttcagacttaagtcaggcaggggaagtaaggcagccaagagattaggagacttctcacagacagagtgaggactcaggctttgtcaaagccgaggggcaagggtccatcacccccttttgctgtagccccccaagtccttccctgagggccttcacatgatcgtgcctgtcttaggtcattccccccttggggaatcttacccat
This portion of the Phyllostomus discolor isolate MPI-MPIP mPhyDis1 chromosome 14, mPhyDis1.pri.v3, whole genome shotgun sequence genome encodes:
- the PGLYRP4 gene encoding peptidoglycan recognition protein 4 isoform X1; the encoded protein is MRGPPSTLSPPVSPDCMRMLPWLLVFSTLGIGAWGDSSWDKTQLKDLSGRLQDLFGNISQLTGKDRLGLYDVSTLVSRKEWGAEAVACNTSLTMPVGFLVTHHIPGLECHDQTTCSQRVRELQAHHVHKNSWCDVAYNFLVGDDGRVYEGVGWGVQGVHTQGYNNISLGFAFFGTKEGHSPSPAALSAMEYLVAYAVRKGHLSPMYVQPFLVKGENCLVPLQKGSPKKACPDIVLRSAWEARETHCPKMTLPAKYAIIIHTAEKTCNTFEECRRLVQTMQSLLIKRFDSCDIPYNFLVGQDGAIYEGVGWNVQGSQNPGYDDIALGIAFMGTFSGTPPNAAALEAAQTLIQCAVDKGYLTPDYLLVGQSDIVNTLSPGKALYNIISTWPHFKQ
- the PGLYRP4 gene encoding peptidoglycan recognition protein 4 isoform X3 — translated: MRMLPWLLVFSTLGIGAWGDSSWDKTQLKDLSGRLQDLFGNISQLTGKDRLGLYDVSTLVSRKEWGAEAVACNTSLTMPVGFLVTHHIPGLECHDQTTCSQRVRELQAHHVHKNSWCDVAYNFLVGDDGRVYEGVGWGVQGVHTQGYNNISLGFAFFGTKEGHSPSPAALSAMEYLVAYAVRKGHLSPMYVQPFLVKGENCLVPLQKGSPKKACPDIVLRSAWEARETHCPKMTLPAKYAIIIHTAEKTCNTFEECRRLVQTMQSLLIKRFDSCDIPYNFLVGQDGAIYEGVGWNVQGSQNPGYDDIALGIAFMGTFSGTPPNAAALEAAQTLIQCAVDKGYLTPDYLLVGQSDIVNTLSPGKALYNIISTWPHFKQ
- the PGLYRP4 gene encoding peptidoglycan recognition protein 4 isoform X2 — protein: MRGPPSTLSPPVSPDCMRMLPWLLVFSTLGIGAWGDSSWDKTQLKDLSGRLQDLFGNISQLTGKDRLDVSTLVSRKEWGAEAVACNTSLTMPVGFLVTHHIPGLECHDQTTCSQRVRELQAHHVHKNSWCDVAYNFLVGDDGRVYEGVGWGVQGVHTQGYNNISLGFAFFGTKEGHSPSPAALSAMEYLVAYAVRKGHLSPMYVQPFLVKGENCLVPLQKGSPKKACPDIVLRSAWEARETHCPKMTLPAKYAIIIHTAEKTCNTFEECRRLVQTMQSLLIKRFDSCDIPYNFLVGQDGAIYEGVGWNVQGSQNPGYDDIALGIAFMGTFSGTPPNAAALEAAQTLIQCAVDKGYLTPDYLLVGQSDIVNTLSPGKALYNIISTWPHFKQ